Proteins encoded together in one Coffea arabica cultivar ET-39 chromosome 2c, Coffea Arabica ET-39 HiFi, whole genome shotgun sequence window:
- the LOC140035186 gene encoding replication protein A 70 kDa DNA-binding subunit D-like isoform X3 translates to MDFILWIYGLRLLPEISSLLPSNWRRITRWILCPFPGISSLLPSNWRYLINAPSFFPRALPEIFSFLPSNWRRITRWILCPFPGISSLLPSNWRYLINAPSFFPRALPEIFSFLPSNWRRITRWILSFGFMASVLYLGFLLFCPAIGGISLMHPRFSHVLYLRFFLFYPAIGGMATAAASTVSFVPELGAIPCEPFDASSAVAAAPKLLRISNVSESTRGWMTLVHVVEADRVKVASHGSISKSFRLFRFGDSQGIKVSAIVYDDNVPCVDGLLLPFRKYYISNAEIRRLAELPPDCFYPFYWVINSDTSIREATDVGLPVLPFYFGLRSYDSLHFVADTNNLINIMGVVVNSLPARDVYVEGILRRERDIIIVDQGKRPIILTLFGDYESIEGRAIENLMHAMPIIIAIRVRVTTKKCLSLSIHPSSIVLVCPDVLEAKLLDAWCTDNISELVRLVFDERAYLDPTVLLPPVRDLTVTTIADVLSCDPFDWGNAWIKGHVEVAWPCARSWHMACPHCYELYDYATTLGTLCLSCGLGIYAFPRAWIRLTVHDDTGYVNVIALGAEAERLIGVSAVYMYASTDDENFALYCRVSRQIKRSKLLLYIKRSTDVIRTETTTRYTVVACYPA, encoded by the exons ATGGATTTTATCCTTTGGATTTATGGCCTCCGTCTTTTAcctgagatttcttctcttctaCCCAGCAATTGGAG GCGTATTACACGATGGATTTTATGTCCTTTTCCTGGGATTTCTTCTCTTCTGCCCAGCAATTGGAGGTATCTCATTAATGCACCCTCGTTTTTCCCACGTGCTTTACCtgagattttttcttttctacccAGCAATTGGAG GCGTATTACACGATGGATTTTATGTCCTTTTCCTGGGATTTCTTCTCTTCTGCCCAGCAATTGGAGGTATCTCATTAATGCACCCTCGTTTTTCCCACGTGCTTTACCtgagattttttcttttctacccAGCAATTGGAG GCGTATTACACGATGGATTTTATCCTTTGGATTTATGGCCTCCGTCCTTTACCTGGGATTTCTTCTCTTCTGCCCAGCAATTGGAGGTATCTCATTAATGCACCCTCGTTTTTCCCACGTGCTTTACCtgagattttttcttttctacccAGCAATTGGAG GAATGGCAACTGCTGCTGCTTCCACTGTTAGTTTTGTACCCGAGCTTGGTGCCATTCCATGTGAGCCTTTTGACGCATCTTCAG CCGTTGCTGCTGCGCCTAAGCTTCTTCGCATATCAAATGTCTCTGAATCTACACGTGGTTGGATGACCTTGGTTCATGTTGTTGAGGCTGATCGTGTCAAGGTTGCTAGCCATGGATCGATTTCGAAGTCGTTCCGTTTATTTCGGTTTGGCGATTCGCAG GGTATTAAAGTGTCTGCCATTGTTTATGATGACAACGTTCCTTGTGTGGATGGGCTTCTTCTTCCATTTAGGAAGTATTATATATCGAATGCTGAGATCCGCCGGCTTGCCGAGCTCCCCCCAGATTGTTTTTATCCCTTTTACTGGGTGATTAATTCTGATACTTCTATTAGAGAGGCTACTGATGTTGGGCTTCCTGTTCTGCCTTTTTATTTTGGCCTGCGCTCTTACGATTCTTTGCACTTTGTTGCTGACACTAATAACCTCATAA ATATCATGGGGGTGGTGGTTAATTCTTTGCCTGCACGGGACGTTTATGTGGAAGGAATCCTTCGCCGTGAGAGAGATATTATTATAGTTGACCAGGG GAAGCGTCCCATCATCTTGACCCTATTTGGTGACTATGAATCTATTGAGGGGCGAGCTATCGAAAATTTAATGCATGCTATGCCTATTATCATTGCTATCAGGGTTAGGGTGACTACAAAAAAAT GTTTGTCTTTGTCGATTCATCCCTCATCTATTGTTCTTGTTTGTCCTGATGTTTTGGAGGCAAAGTTGCTTGAtgcttg GTGTACTGATAACATTTCTGAGTTGGTTCGTTTGGTTTTTGACGAGCGCGCTTACTTGGACCCTACTGTCTTGCTCCCCCCTGTTCGTGATCTCACTGTTACTACCATTGCCGATGTTCTGTCCTGTGACCCCTTC GATTGGGGAAATGCGTGGATTAAGGGCCATGTTGAGGTTGCTTGGCCTTGTGCTCGCTCTTGGCATATGGCATGTCCCCATTGTTATGAACTCTATGATTATGCTACAACCCTTGGAACTCTATGTCTTTCTTGTGGCCTGGGAATATATGCTTTCCCTAG AGCATGGATTAGGCTTACTGTTCATGATGATACTGGGTATGTGAATGTTATTGCGCTGGGCGCTGAAGCTGAGAGGCTAATTGGTGTTAGTGCCGTTTACATGTATGCGTCTACTGATGATGAG AATTTTGCGTTGTACTGCCGTGTGTCTCGGCAAATTAAACGCTCAAAGCTCTTGCTCTACATTAAGCGTTCTACTGATGTGATCAGAACAGAGACCACAACTAGATACACTGTTGTTGCCTGCTACCCAGCTTAG
- the LOC140035186 gene encoding replication protein A 70 kDa DNA-binding subunit B-like isoform X6, whose protein sequence is MLFHFFIRRWILSFGFMASVFYLRFLLFYPAIGVRRITRWILCPFPGISSLLPSNWRYLINAPSFFPRALPEIFSFLPSNWRRITRWILCPFPGISSLLPSNWRYLINAPSFFPRALPEIFSFLPSNWRRITRWILSFGFMASVLYLGFLLFCPAIGGMATAAASTVSFVPELGAIPSVAAAPKLLRISNVSESTRGWMTLVHVVEADRVKVASHGSISKSFRLFRFGDSQGIKVSAIVYDDNVPCVDGLLLPFRKYYISNAEIRRLAELPPDCFYPFYWVINSDTSIREATDVGLPVLPFYFGLRSYDSLHFVADTNNLINIMGVVVNSLPARDVYVEGILRRERDIIIVDQGKRPIILTLFGDYESIEGRAIENLMHAMPIIIAIRVRVTTKKCLSLSIHPSSIVLVCPDVLEAKLLDAWCTDNISELVRLVFDERAYLDPTVLLPPVRDLTVTTIADVLSCDPFDWGNAWIKGHVEVAWPCARSWHMACPHCYELYDYATTLGTLCLSCGLGIYAFPRAWIRLTVHDDTGYVNVIALGAEAERLIGVSAVYMYASTDDENFALYCRVSRQIKRSKLLLYIKRSTDVIRTETTTRYTVVACYPA, encoded by the exons atgcttttccatttttttattaGACGATGGATTTTATCCTTTGGATTTATGGCCTCCGTCTTTTAcctgagatttcttctcttctaCCCAGCAATTGGAG TAAGGCGTATTACACGATGGATTTTATGTCCTTTTCCTGGGATTTCTTCTCTTCTGCCCAGCAATTGGAGGTATCTCATTAATGCACCCTCGTTTTTCCCACGTGCTTTACCtgagattttttcttttctacccAGCAATTGGAG GCGTATTACACGATGGATTTTATGTCCTTTTCCTGGGATTTCTTCTCTTCTGCCCAGCAATTGGAGGTATCTCATTAATGCACCCTCGTTTTTCCCACGTGCTTTACCtgagattttttcttttctacccAGCAATTGGAG GCGTATTACACGATGGATTTTATCCTTTGGATTTATGGCCTCCGTCCTTTACCTGGGATTTCTTCTCTTCTGCCCAGCAATTGGAG GAATGGCAACTGCTGCTGCTTCCACTGTTAGTTTTGTACCCGAGCTTGGTGCCATTCCAT CCGTTGCTGCTGCGCCTAAGCTTCTTCGCATATCAAATGTCTCTGAATCTACACGTGGTTGGATGACCTTGGTTCATGTTGTTGAGGCTGATCGTGTCAAGGTTGCTAGCCATGGATCGATTTCGAAGTCGTTCCGTTTATTTCGGTTTGGCGATTCGCAG GGTATTAAAGTGTCTGCCATTGTTTATGATGACAACGTTCCTTGTGTGGATGGGCTTCTTCTTCCATTTAGGAAGTATTATATATCGAATGCTGAGATCCGCCGGCTTGCCGAGCTCCCCCCAGATTGTTTTTATCCCTTTTACTGGGTGATTAATTCTGATACTTCTATTAGAGAGGCTACTGATGTTGGGCTTCCTGTTCTGCCTTTTTATTTTGGCCTGCGCTCTTACGATTCTTTGCACTTTGTTGCTGACACTAATAACCTCATAA ATATCATGGGGGTGGTGGTTAATTCTTTGCCTGCACGGGACGTTTATGTGGAAGGAATCCTTCGCCGTGAGAGAGATATTATTATAGTTGACCAGGG GAAGCGTCCCATCATCTTGACCCTATTTGGTGACTATGAATCTATTGAGGGGCGAGCTATCGAAAATTTAATGCATGCTATGCCTATTATCATTGCTATCAGGGTTAGGGTGACTACAAAAAAAT GTTTGTCTTTGTCGATTCATCCCTCATCTATTGTTCTTGTTTGTCCTGATGTTTTGGAGGCAAAGTTGCTTGAtgcttg GTGTACTGATAACATTTCTGAGTTGGTTCGTTTGGTTTTTGACGAGCGCGCTTACTTGGACCCTACTGTCTTGCTCCCCCCTGTTCGTGATCTCACTGTTACTACCATTGCCGATGTTCTGTCCTGTGACCCCTTC GATTGGGGAAATGCGTGGATTAAGGGCCATGTTGAGGTTGCTTGGCCTTGTGCTCGCTCTTGGCATATGGCATGTCCCCATTGTTATGAACTCTATGATTATGCTACAACCCTTGGAACTCTATGTCTTTCTTGTGGCCTGGGAATATATGCTTTCCCTAG AGCATGGATTAGGCTTACTGTTCATGATGATACTGGGTATGTGAATGTTATTGCGCTGGGCGCTGAAGCTGAGAGGCTAATTGGTGTTAGTGCCGTTTACATGTATGCGTCTACTGATGATGAG AATTTTGCGTTGTACTGCCGTGTGTCTCGGCAAATTAAACGCTCAAAGCTCTTGCTCTACATTAAGCGTTCTACTGATGTGATCAGAACAGAGACCACAACTAGATACACTGTTGTTGCCTGCTACCCAGCTTAG